One genomic segment of Vulpes vulpes isolate BD-2025 chromosome 2, VulVul3, whole genome shotgun sequence includes these proteins:
- the CDK5RAP3 gene encoding CDK5 regulatory subunit-associated protein 3, whose amino-acid sequence MQDHQHMPIDIQTSKLLDWLVDRRHCSLKWQSLVLTIREKINAAIQDMPESEEIAQLLSGSYIHYFHCLRIVDLLKGTEASTKNIFGRYSSQRMKDWQEIVALYEKDNTYLVELSSLLVRNVNYEIPSLKKRIAKCQQLQQEYSRKEEEGQAGAAEMREQFYHSCKQYGITGDNVRRELLALVKDLPSQLAEIGAGAQALGEAIDLYQACVGFVCESPTEQVLPMLRFVQRRGNSTVYEWRMGTEPSVVERPHLEELPEQVEEDMIDWGDFGVEVTAEGTDSGISAQAAGIDWGISLESDSKEAGGDGIDWGDDAALQITVLEAGTQAPEGVARGPDALTLLEYPETRNQFIDELMELEIFLSQRAVEMSEEADILSVSQFQLAPAILQGQTKEKMVTMVSTLQDLIGRLTSLRMQHLFMILASPRYVDRVTGFLQQKLKQSQLLALKKELMVQKQQEALQEQAALEPKLDLLLEKTKELQKLIEADISKRYGGRPVNLMGTSL is encoded by the exons ATGCAG GACCATCAGCACATGCCCATCGACATCCAGACCAGCAAGCTGCTCG ACTGGCTGGTGGACAGAAGGCACTGCAGTCTGAAATGGCAGAGTCTGGTGTTGACCATCCGAGAGAAGATCAATGCTGCCATCCAGGACATGCCAGAGAGCGAGGAGATCGCCCAGCTGCTCTCTGGATCCT ACATTCACTACTTCCACTGCCTAAGGATTGTGGACCTTCTCAAAGGCACTGAAGCCtccacaaaaaatatttttggccgGTACTCTTCACAGCGAATGAAG GACTGGCAGGAGATTGTAGCCCTGTATGAGAAGGACAACACCTACCTAG TGGAACTCTCCAGCCTCCTGGTTCGGAATGTCAACTATGAGATCCCCTCACTGAAGAAGCGGATCGCCAAGTGCCAGCAGCTGCAGCAAGAATATAGTcgcaaggaggaggagggccaggcGGGGGCTGCGGAGATGCGGGAGCAGTTCTACCACTCGTGCAAGCAGTATGGCATCACG GGAGACAACGTCCGAAGAGAACTGCTGGCCCTGGTGAAAGACCTGCCGAGTCAGCTGGCTGAGATTGGGGCAGGGGCTCAGGCCCTGGGTGAAGCCATCGATCTGTACCAGGCCTGTGTGGGGTTTGTGTGTGAAAG TCCTACAGAGCAGGTGCTGCCAATGCTGCGGTTCGTGCAGAGGCGGGGGAACTCCACGGTGTACGAATGGAGAATGGGGACAGAACCCTCTGTGGTGGAGCGGCCCCACCTCGAGGAGCTGCCTGAGCAGGTGGAAGAAGACATG ATTGACTGGGGCGACTTTGGAGTGGAAGTGACTGCCGAAGGGACCGATTCTGGCATCTCTGCCCAGGCTGCTGGAATTGACTGGGGCATCTCCCTGGAATCAGACTCAAAG GAAGCTGGAGGTGATGGGATTGACTGGGGAGACGACGCCGCTTTGCAGATCACAGTGCTGGAAGCCGGAACCCAGG CTCCAGAAGGTGTTGCTAGGGGCCCAGACGCCCTGACACTTCTCGAATACCCCGAGACCCGGAATCAGTTCATCGATGAGCTCATGGAG CTCGAGATCTTCTTGTCCCAGAGAGCCGTGGAGATGAGTGAGGAGGCAGACATTTTGTCTGTGAGCCAGTTCCAACTAGCTCCAGCCATCCTGCAGGGCCAGACCAAGGAGAAGATGGTTACCATGGTGTCGACACTACAGGACCTGATTGGCCGGCTCACCAGTCTTCGAATGCAACACCTGTTTATGATCCTGGCCTCCCCAAG GTATGTGGATCGAGTGACGGGGTTTCTCCAGCAAAAGCTGAAGCAGTCCcagctgctggctttgaagaaagAGCTGATGGTGCAGAAGCAGCAGGAAGCACTTCAGGAGCAGGCAGCCCTGGAGCCCAAGCTAGATCTACTGCTAGAGAAGACCAAGGAGCTTCAGAAGCTG ATCGAAGCTGACATTTCCAAGAGGTACGGTGGGCGCCCCGTGAACCTGATGGGAACTTCTCTGTGA